The following proteins are encoded in a genomic region of Pseudodesulfovibrio mercurii:
- the rpmA gene encoding 50S ribosomal protein L27 gives MAHKKAGGSSRNGRDSAGQRRGVKRFGGQEVLAGNILVRQLGTRFHPGEGVGMGKDYTLFALVDGVVKYEKYTRKKVVKTRVSVTPPEA, from the coding sequence ATGGCTCATAAAAAAGCTGGTGGTAGCTCCAGAAACGGTCGCGACAGCGCCGGTCAGCGGCGCGGCGTGAAGCGCTTCGGCGGGCAGGAAGTGCTCGCCGGCAACATCCTCGTGCGTCAGCTCGGTACCAGATTTCATCCCGGCGAAGGCGTGGGCATGGGCAAGGACTACACCCTGTTCGCTCTCGTCGACGGCGTGGTCAAGTACGAGAAGTACACCCGCAAGAAGGTCGTCAAGACCCGCGTGAGCGTGACGCCCCCCGAGGCCTAG
- a CDS encoding MFS transporter encodes MRRLYLDRNLQYVFGVTLMAVLGVSSIIPALPDIMKGLHLDAQRIGLVISAFTLPGVLFSPLVGILADRVGRKVLLVPSLFVFSGFGFACFFAETVQQLLVLRFFQGVGAAPLGVLYSTMIGDLYTGPERGQAMGYNASVLAMGTAGYPAVGGVLALLGWNYPFLLPLLAVPLGLAILFFMQTPEPQKTGSIKEYFAAAYRRMKTREAMSLFATTLLTFIILYGPLITYLPILLSHRFGASSATIGLVFLAASGFTGLASFQLGRLTQRFGQRTLLSAAAVFYGLCMLFTPHAPSLLLTIPPVICFGLAQGLNIPTVMTMLTTIAPMEQRGAFMAANGLLLRLAQTVAPMIMGGLYAMGGMNAVYTGGFACAVAILLLARFCIVNIDHNAPQHPAGNIDKTA; translated from the coding sequence ATGCGCAGGCTCTACCTCGACCGCAACCTCCAGTACGTCTTCGGCGTGACGCTCATGGCCGTGCTCGGGGTGTCGTCGATCATCCCGGCCCTGCCCGACATCATGAAGGGGCTCCACCTGGACGCGCAGCGGATCGGCCTGGTCATCTCGGCCTTCACCCTGCCCGGCGTGCTCTTCTCGCCCCTGGTCGGCATCCTGGCCGACCGCGTGGGCCGCAAGGTGCTCCTGGTGCCCTCGCTGTTCGTCTTCAGCGGGTTCGGGTTCGCCTGCTTCTTCGCCGAGACCGTGCAGCAACTCCTGGTCCTGCGTTTCTTCCAGGGCGTGGGCGCGGCCCCGCTGGGCGTGCTCTACTCGACCATGATCGGCGACCTGTACACCGGCCCGGAGCGCGGCCAGGCCATGGGCTACAACGCCTCGGTCCTGGCCATGGGCACGGCGGGCTATCCGGCCGTGGGAGGCGTACTGGCCCTGCTCGGCTGGAACTACCCCTTCCTGCTCCCCCTGTTGGCCGTGCCCCTGGGGCTGGCCATCCTCTTTTTCATGCAGACCCCGGAGCCGCAGAAGACCGGCAGCATAAAGGAATATTTCGCGGCCGCCTACCGGCGAATGAAGACACGCGAGGCCATGAGCCTGTTCGCCACCACCCTGCTGACCTTCATCATCCTGTACGGCCCGCTGATCACCTACCTGCCCATCCTGCTCAGCCACCGGTTCGGGGCCTCGTCCGCGACCATCGGGCTGGTCTTCCTGGCCGCCTCGGGCTTCACCGGGCTGGCTTCGTTCCAGCTCGGGCGGCTGACCCAGCGCTTCGGGCAGCGCACCCTGCTCTCGGCGGCCGCCGTGTTCTACGGCCTGTGCATGCTCTTCACGCCCCACGCCCCGTCCCTGCTCCTGACCATCCCACCGGTCATCTGCTTCGGCCTGGCCCAGGGCCTGAACATCCCCACGGTCATGACCATGCTGACGACCATCGCGCCCATGGAACAGCGCGGCGCATTCATGGCCGCCAACGGCCTGCTCCTGCGCCTGGCCCAGACCGTGGCCCCCATGATCATGGGCGGGCTCTACGCCATGGGCGGCATGAACGCCGTGTACACGGGCGGGTTCGCCTGCGCCGTGGCCATCCTGCTCCTGGCCCGCTTCTGCATCGTCAACATCGACCACAACGCCCCTCAGCACCCGGCCGGGAACATCGACAAGACAGCATGA
- the rplU gene encoding 50S ribosomal protein L21: MFAIIETGGKQYRVEEGLELNVDLLKADAGDALSIDSVLLVDKDGDTKIGAPYVEGAKVECEVLGHLRGEKVVVFHKLSKKDSRKTQGHRQDYTKLKVNSITA, translated from the coding sequence ATGTTCGCTATTATCGAGACCGGCGGGAAACAATACCGCGTTGAAGAAGGTCTTGAACTCAATGTAGATTTGCTGAAGGCCGATGCCGGCGACGCGCTGAGCATCGATTCCGTTCTCCTGGTCGACAAGGACGGCGACACCAAGATCGGCGCCCCCTATGTCGAAGGCGCTAAGGTCGAGTGCGAAGTCCTGGGCCACCTGCGTGGCGAGAAGGTCGTCGTCTTCCACAAGCTGTCCAAAAAGGACTCCCGCAAGACGCAGGGCCACCGCCAGGATTACACCAAACTGAAAGTCAATTCCATCACGGCCTAG
- the obgE gene encoding GTPase ObgE: protein MKFVDEATIKVASGKGGNGCASLRREANMPKGGPDGGDGGKGGDLILRGSERLMSLYDFRLKRHYTAKNGQSGMGRDRYGKAADDLIVDLPVGTLVYEIIEEEDGTTREELVADLVEDGTQIVICKGGDGGRGNLHFKSSINRTPRYAEPGFPGQEKLLRLELKILADVGLLGLPSAGKSTFISKVSAARPKIAAYPFTTLVPNLGVIENDDFKRMVIADIPGLIEGASEGRGLGITFLKHVERTRFLVHILAAEDVNRDDPVDGYAMLNQELREYNAEMALKPQIKVINKIDTLSEDELADMKAKVAASGETIYFISALTGEGVDELLAAMWRQLAQLDDEG from the coding sequence ATGAAATTCGTGGATGAAGCGACCATCAAGGTGGCGTCCGGCAAGGGCGGCAACGGCTGCGCCAGCCTGCGGCGCGAGGCCAACATGCCCAAGGGCGGTCCGGACGGCGGCGACGGCGGCAAGGGCGGCGATCTGATCCTGCGCGGATCGGAGCGGCTCATGTCCCTGTACGACTTCCGCCTGAAGCGCCACTACACGGCCAAGAACGGCCAGTCCGGCATGGGCCGCGACCGCTACGGCAAGGCCGCCGACGACCTGATCGTGGATCTGCCCGTGGGCACCCTCGTCTACGAGATCATAGAGGAAGAGGACGGCACCACCCGCGAGGAGCTGGTGGCCGACCTGGTGGAGGACGGCACCCAGATCGTCATCTGCAAGGGCGGCGACGGCGGACGCGGCAACCTGCACTTCAAGTCCTCGATCAACCGCACTCCGCGCTACGCCGAACCCGGTTTTCCGGGCCAGGAAAAGCTGCTCCGGCTGGAGCTCAAGATCCTGGCCGACGTGGGGCTCCTCGGCCTGCCCTCGGCGGGCAAGTCCACCTTCATCTCCAAGGTCTCGGCCGCCCGGCCCAAGATCGCGGCCTACCCGTTCACCACGCTGGTGCCCAACCTCGGGGTCATCGAGAACGACGACTTCAAGCGCATGGTCATCGCCGACATCCCCGGCCTGATCGAAGGGGCCAGCGAGGGGCGCGGCCTGGGCATCACCTTCCTCAAGCACGTGGAGCGGACCCGCTTCCTGGTGCACATCCTGGCCGCCGAGGACGTCAACCGCGACGACCCCGTGGACGGCTACGCCATGCTCAACCAGGAACTGCGCGAGTACAACGCCGAGATGGCCCTGAAGCCCCAGATCAAGGTCATCAACAAGATCGACACCCTGTCCGAGGACGAACTGGCCGACATGAAGGCCAAGGTCGCCGCCTCGGGCGAGACGATCTACTTCATCTCCGCCCTGACCGGCGAGGGCGTGGACGAGCTGCTCGCGGCCATGTGGCGGCAGCTCGCCCAACTCGACGACGAGGGTTAG
- a CDS encoding carboxymuconolactone decarboxylase family protein: MDNERFERGMEMLARVDGEQGDRVMEALGDVAPDLARLMVEYGFGDVYSRPGLSLKERELITIAALAAKGGCEPQLKVHLHGAMNVGWTREEIVETFLQISVYAGFPAALNAVFAAKAVFAERGSGED, translated from the coding sequence ATGGACAACGAACGGTTTGAACGCGGCATGGAGATGCTCGCCCGCGTGGACGGCGAGCAGGGCGACAGGGTCATGGAGGCCCTGGGCGACGTGGCCCCGGACCTGGCCAGGCTGATGGTCGAGTACGGGTTCGGGGACGTCTATTCCCGACCCGGCCTGTCCCTCAAGGAGCGGGAGCTGATCACCATCGCGGCCCTGGCCGCCAAGGGCGGGTGCGAGCCGCAGCTCAAGGTGCATCTGCACGGGGCGATGAACGTGGGCTGGACGCGTGAGGAGATCGTCGAGACCTTCCTGCAGATCTCGGTCTATGCGGGGTTCCCGGCGGCCCTGAACGCGGTCTTCGCGGCCAAGGCGGTCTTTGCCGAGCGGGGGAGCGGAGAGGACTAA
- the proB gene encoding glutamate 5-kinase, with amino-acid sequence MTKSPITRDTLLDNVRRVVIKVGSAVLTTRDGLNGAAINRLADQLSELSNRGLDVVLVSSGAVAAGRQRIYERTRKKHRNGKDMVSRQAASAVGQGRLMHDYDEAFARHGKVTAQVLLTRSGLKLRDRFLNARNTLERLLEWGVIPIINENDTVSTRELEFGDNDTLAAMCLGLVGADLFVNMTSADGVFDRNPDGDPEARPIPLIEDIAALDLEAMCDGKSSVGTGGMYSKLRAARRAAQLGVPTLIVTGKGAFDIPAVLAGDQGGTLVLPDERVVSSKKFWLAYHDDPSGAVLVDGGAANALLTKGTSLLPIGITGVEGCFERGALIFIKTADGVELGVGQTNYSADELCRIKGKRTDELAAIIGPTVSDEAVHRDNMLLDAAI; translated from the coding sequence ATGACGAAATCGCCCATTACCCGAGACACCCTGCTGGACAACGTCCGGCGGGTGGTGATCAAGGTAGGCTCGGCCGTGCTGACCACCCGCGACGGCCTGAACGGCGCGGCCATCAACCGGCTGGCGGACCAGCTGTCGGAACTGTCGAACCGGGGGCTGGACGTGGTCCTGGTCTCCTCGGGCGCGGTGGCCGCGGGCAGACAGCGCATCTACGAGCGGACCCGGAAGAAGCACCGCAACGGCAAGGACATGGTCTCCCGGCAGGCGGCCTCGGCCGTGGGCCAGGGACGGCTCATGCACGACTACGACGAGGCCTTTGCCCGGCACGGCAAGGTCACGGCCCAGGTCCTGCTGACCCGCAGCGGGCTGAAGCTGCGCGACCGCTTCCTGAACGCGCGCAACACCTTGGAACGGCTCCTGGAATGGGGCGTCATCCCGATCATCAACGAGAACGACACCGTGTCCACCCGCGAACTGGAGTTCGGGGACAACGACACCCTGGCCGCCATGTGCCTGGGGCTGGTCGGCGCGGATCTGTTCGTGAACATGACCTCGGCCGACGGGGTCTTCGACCGGAACCCGGACGGCGATCCGGAGGCCAGGCCCATCCCGCTCATTGAGGACATCGCGGCCCTGGACCTCGAGGCCATGTGCGACGGCAAGAGCAGCGTGGGCACAGGCGGCATGTACTCCAAGCTGCGCGCGGCCCGGCGGGCGGCCCAGCTGGGCGTGCCCACCCTGATCGTCACGGGCAAGGGCGCCTTCGACATCCCGGCCGTGCTCGCCGGAGACCAGGGCGGCACCCTGGTCCTGCCCGACGAGCGCGTGGTCTCGAGCAAAAAATTCTGGCTGGCCTACCACGACGACCCGTCCGGGGCCGTCCTGGTGGACGGCGGCGCGGCCAACGCCCTGCTGACCAAGGGCACGTCGCTGCTGCCCATCGGCATCACCGGGGTGGAGGGCTGCTTCGAACGCGGGGCGCTGATCTTCATCAAGACGGCGGACGGCGTGGAACTCGGCGTGGGCCAGACCAACTATTCCGCCGACGAACTCTGCCGCATCAAGGGCAAGCGCACGGACGAACTGGCGGCCATCATCGGGCCCACGGTCTCGGACGAGGCCGTACACCGCGACAACATGCTCCTGGACGCGGCCATCTGA
- a CDS encoding glycogen-binding domain-containing protein, whose translation MTKKQFDTRMEDVIIHAVQTAHEADPPADLTNRIMARLHPKRPTLWTRLRLWFLRPRVLTVRPITAIPAMTLAVALLALAFVTTQKPVENVGPRLATVRFILHDADMHARKVSVIGSFNNWRAERSVMWYSSDAQAWVLEAQLPPGDHEYLFLVNGNQLVPDPNAPMTSDDGFGNRNSIVFVNGEHEQTL comes from the coding sequence ATGACGAAAAAGCAATTCGACACCCGCATGGAAGATGTCATCATCCATGCCGTGCAGACGGCCCACGAGGCCGATCCGCCGGCGGACCTGACCAACCGGATCATGGCCCGTCTGCATCCCAAGCGGCCGACCCTGTGGACCCGGCTGCGCCTGTGGTTCCTGCGCCCCAGGGTCCTGACGGTGCGGCCGATCACGGCCATCCCGGCCATGACCCTGGCCGTGGCCCTGCTGGCCCTGGCCTTCGTGACCACCCAGAAACCCGTGGAGAATGTCGGCCCGAGACTTGCCACCGTGCGCTTCATCCTGCACGATGCGGACATGCACGCCCGCAAGGTCTCGGTCATCGGGTCCTTCAACAATTGGCGGGCGGAACGCTCGGTCATGTGGTACAGTTCGGACGCGCAGGCCTGGGTACTCGAAGCCCAGCTGCCGCCGGGCGACCACGAATACCTGTTCCTGGTCAACGGGAACCAGCTCGTGCCCGATCCCAACGCGCCCATGACCAGCGACGACGGGTTCGGCAACCGGAATTCCATAGTTTTTGTGAATGGAGAACATGAACAAACGCTATAA
- a CDS encoding RNA polymerase sigma factor — translation MKEKREAEIVRNILLGDVQLYGTLVREYQRPVYNLMLRMAGDADIAADLAQDAFVRAYEKLESFNQRRRFFPWLYTLALNVARDWLRKDGRDRHVFVEDAAVMVRERDRRDEPRVMNDRLDGAKAFEAVMDLDPKYREALILRYRHDFTMQEIAGTLGISVSAAKMRLSRGLDMVRQQFDGGNNP, via the coding sequence ATGAAAGAGAAACGCGAAGCGGAAATTGTACGGAACATACTGCTGGGCGATGTCCAGCTGTACGGCACCCTGGTACGCGAGTACCAGCGGCCCGTGTACAATCTCATGCTGCGCATGGCGGGCGACGCGGACATCGCGGCCGACCTCGCCCAGGATGCCTTTGTCCGGGCCTACGAGAAGCTTGAGTCCTTCAACCAGCGCAGACGGTTTTTCCCATGGCTGTACACGCTGGCCCTGAACGTGGCTCGGGACTGGCTCCGCAAGGACGGCCGGGACAGGCACGTGTTCGTGGAAGACGCGGCGGTCATGGTCCGCGAACGGGACAGACGGGACGAGCCCAGGGTCATGAACGACCGGCTCGACGGGGCCAAGGCCTTCGAGGCCGTCATGGACCTCGACCCGAAATACCGCGAGGCGCTCATTCTCCGCTACCGGCATGACTTCACCATGCAGGAGATTGCGGGCACCCTGGGGATCAGCGTCAGCGCGGCCAAGATGCGACTGAGCAGAGGGCTGGACATGGTCCGGCAACAATTCGATGGGGGGAACAACCCATGA
- a CDS encoding ComF family protein produces the protein MFRPVLNLARALGLRAGRCPVCASVMADGSRTLCPACAGELPLRTGGLCPACGGMSGREEDPPTLCPECRLDPPPWDRLYFHGRYTGLLRELILGYKFRDRFDRDRLLGALGVAAFEARGGLVPDAVVPVPLHGRRLAWRGFNQSLEIARGLARHLDRPLLVHGLTRTRNTPPQTRFGLRERQANIKGAFAADPALVRGRRLLLVDDVYTTGSTLNECARTLLRAGCTGLDVLVLARTQREPTESI, from the coding sequence ATGTTCCGGCCGGTCCTGAACCTCGCGCGCGCCCTGGGCTTGCGGGCCGGACGATGCCCGGTCTGCGCCTCGGTCATGGCCGACGGGTCCCGGACCCTGTGCCCGGCCTGCGCCGGGGAGCTGCCCCTGCGCACCGGCGGCCTGTGCCCGGCCTGCGGCGGGATGTCCGGCCGGGAGGAGGACCCGCCCACCCTGTGCCCCGAGTGCCGCCTGGACCCGCCGCCCTGGGACCGGCTCTATTTCCACGGCCGGTACACCGGGCTCCTGCGCGAACTGATCCTGGGCTACAAGTTCCGCGACCGGTTCGACCGCGACCGGCTCCTGGGGGCGCTCGGCGTGGCCGCCTTCGAGGCGCGCGGCGGACTGGTGCCGGACGCGGTGGTCCCGGTGCCCCTGCACGGCCGGAGGCTGGCCTGGCGCGGCTTCAACCAGAGCCTGGAGATCGCGCGCGGCCTGGCCCGGCACCTGGACCGGCCCCTGCTGGTCCACGGGCTGACGCGCACGCGCAACACCCCGCCCCAGACCCGGTTCGGGCTCAGGGAGCGGCAGGCCAACATCAAGGGGGCCTTTGCGGCGGACCCGGCCCTGGTCCGGGGCAGGCGGCTGCTCCTGGTGGACGACGTGTACACCACGGGCTCGACCCTGAACGAGTGCGCCCGGACCCTGCTCCGGGCGGGCTGCACCGGGCTGGACGTCCTGGTCCTGGCCCGGACCCAGCGGGAGCCCACCGAGTCCATATAA
- a CDS encoding MBL fold metallo-hydrolase — MDITTFPLGPLQTNCYVLANDGQAVVVDPGGDPAPLLRHLEAGGLTLSVILNTHLHFDHTAGNKALSEATGAHILANDADGYLMDTWLGRGGDMGLPLVPPYTWTNLEPGETVFAGTGCTVFHTPGHSPGSLTFYFPDAGAAFVGDLIFYRSIGRTDFPGGDLDALKRSVTEHIFTLPPETRLLSGHGPETSVGDEKNHNPFFGGF; from the coding sequence ATGGATATAACGACCTTCCCGCTGGGTCCCCTCCAGACCAACTGCTACGTGCTGGCCAACGACGGCCAGGCCGTGGTCGTGGACCCGGGCGGCGATCCCGCCCCCCTGCTCCGCCACCTGGAGGCCGGGGGGCTGACCCTGAGCGTGATCCTGAACACGCACCTGCACTTCGACCACACCGCGGGCAACAAGGCCCTGTCCGAGGCAACGGGCGCGCACATCCTGGCCAACGACGCGGACGGCTACCTCATGGACACCTGGCTGGGCCGGGGCGGCGACATGGGGCTGCCCCTGGTGCCCCCCTACACCTGGACCAACCTGGAGCCGGGCGAGACCGTCTTTGCCGGGACCGGGTGCACGGTCTTCCACACCCCGGGCCACTCGCCGGGCAGCCTGACCTTCTATTTCCCGGATGCCGGGGCCGCCTTCGTGGGCGACCTGATCTTCTACCGGTCCATCGGGCGCACGGACTTTCCCGGCGGGGACCTGGACGCGCTCAAGCGTTCGGTCACGGAGCACATCTTCACCCTGCCGCCCGAGACCCGGCTGCTCTCCGGCCACGGACCGGAGACCTCGGTGGGCGACGAGAAAAACCACAACCCGTTCTTCGGGGGATTCTGA
- a CDS encoding flavodoxin family protein — translation MTRAAVFACSHRRGGNTDHAAELLAEGVRRAGGAADVYYVRNFEVMPCLACGYCDAPERTGRERCVLGPTDQAWDLFAPCLTARTILFASPIYFYHLPSRLKTWIDRGQQFWRARLDNEPWIADLPPRTAHAVLLAGQPTGEKLFDGARLTLKYFVHNFGMDLAAPLTLRGVDTRNDLRTKADFEARILALGRTAWETAD, via the coding sequence ATGACCCGCGCCGCCGTCTTCGCCTGCTCCCACCGCCGGGGCGGCAACACCGACCACGCCGCCGAACTCCTGGCCGAGGGCGTGCGCCGGGCCGGGGGCGCGGCCGACGTGTACTACGTGCGCAACTTCGAGGTCATGCCCTGCCTGGCCTGCGGATACTGCGACGCGCCGGAGCGCACGGGCCGGGAGCGCTGCGTGCTCGGGCCCACGGACCAGGCCTGGGACCTGTTCGCCCCCTGCCTGACCGCCCGGACCATCCTGTTCGCCTCGCCCATCTACTTCTACCACCTGCCCTCGCGGCTCAAGACCTGGATCGACCGGGGCCAGCAGTTCTGGCGGGCCCGGCTGGACAATGAGCCGTGGATCGCGGACCTGCCGCCGCGCACGGCCCACGCCGTGCTCCTGGCTGGCCAGCCCACGGGCGAAAAGCTCTTCGACGGGGCGCGCCTGACCCTCAAGTACTTCGTCCACAACTTCGGGATGGACCTGGCCGCCCCCCTGACCCTCCGGGGGGTGGACACCCGCAACGACCTGCGGACCAAGGCGGACTTCGAGGCGCGCATCCTGGCCCTGGGACGCACGGCCTGGGAAACGGCCGACTAG
- a CDS encoding tetratricopeptide repeat protein has translation MLLIASVLAAAGCAKVMGPYYLEQEQYEEGIKVMGGQLKENPEDAASAYYVGRYYLALNKPKDGLPYLNEAVRLAPDNADYVFWTGVAYWAMMDFDRERAAYEKAISLDPKHISAHLYLGHGYIDRGQWAKALKQYDVVLELDPYNPEALYNRARALGKLDKKSDEIAAWKQFLEFYPDGSMAMTATEQLNLHGDFTYRNYIIGKRNVTLRGMTFKSGTSAPDADDRASLEVLSAMMQANKSLAVNMIVYVKGNASLAKARAIAMRDYMLNGHPDVDRNRLPLSWFGTAERVQVGDKTFALDQSVNFITEVR, from the coding sequence ATGCTGCTGATCGCATCCGTCCTGGCCGCCGCCGGATGCGCCAAAGTGATGGGGCCGTACTACCTGGAGCAGGAACAGTACGAGGAAGGGATCAAGGTCATGGGCGGGCAGCTCAAGGAAAATCCCGAGGACGCCGCCTCCGCCTATTACGTGGGCCGCTACTACCTGGCCCTGAACAAGCCCAAGGACGGCCTGCCCTATTTGAATGAGGCCGTTCGACTGGCCCCGGACAACGCGGATTACGTCTTTTGGACCGGGGTGGCCTACTGGGCCATGATGGATTTCGACCGGGAAAGGGCGGCCTACGAGAAGGCCATCAGCCTGGACCCGAAGCATATTTCCGCCCACCTGTACCTGGGACACGGCTACATCGACCGGGGACAGTGGGCAAAGGCCCTCAAGCAGTACGACGTGGTCCTCGAATTGGACCCGTACAACCCGGAGGCGCTGTACAACAGGGCCCGGGCCTTGGGAAAACTTGACAAGAAGAGCGATGAGATCGCGGCATGGAAGCAGTTCCTGGAGTTTTATCCCGACGGGAGCATGGCCATGACGGCCACGGAGCAACTCAATCTGCACGGGGACTTCACCTACCGCAATTACATCATAGGAAAACGGAACGTCACGCTGCGAGGCATGACGTTCAAATCCGGGACCAGTGCTCCGGATGCCGATGACAGGGCCTCATTGGAAGTGCTCAGCGCGATGATGCAGGCCAACAAGTCGCTGGCGGTGAATATGATCGTGTACGTCAAGGGGAACGCTTCCCTTGCCAAGGCCCGCGCCATCGCCATGCGCGACTACATGCTCAACGGTCATCCGGACGTGGATCGGAACAGGCTGCCTCTGAGTTGGTTCGGAACCGCCGAACGGGTTCAGGTGGGCGACAAGACCTTCGCCCTGGACCAGTCGGTGAACTTTATCACCGAAGTTAGGTAA
- a CDS encoding LysR family transcriptional regulator: MDTRQMRYFLAVAETLHFRRAAERLHMTQPPLSQQIAAFEAELGVALFVRDRRSVALTEAGACLLKDVRRILADVDAAERRAVDTGLGRVGRLRVGFIGPAIDGPLGPDLKRFGESHPGITLELTEKSTPELAELVRGGGLDAAVVRLSGTGRDGLIHRVYHRETYVLAVPAAHRLARETAIAPAMLDDEPMIMFPRALNPALHDRWTALFARHGARLRVAQEVLTKHATVALVAAGLGLSPVPRSTADTGRRDVAFIPFAVAAPELEFHLIARDGPHGPALATFLDQLAPERP; encoded by the coding sequence ATGGATACCCGACAGATGCGCTATTTCCTGGCTGTGGCCGAGACCCTGCACTTCCGCAGGGCGGCCGAGCGGCTGCACATGACCCAGCCGCCCCTGTCGCAGCAGATCGCGGCCTTCGAGGCGGAGCTGGGCGTGGCGCTGTTCGTGCGCGACCGGCGGTCCGTGGCCCTGACCGAGGCGGGCGCGTGCCTGCTCAAGGACGTGCGCCGCATCCTGGCCGACGTGGACGCGGCCGAGCGGCGGGCCGTGGACACGGGGTTGGGCCGCGTGGGCAGGCTGCGCGTCGGATTCATCGGCCCGGCCATCGACGGTCCGCTGGGGCCGGACCTGAAGCGGTTCGGCGAGAGCCATCCGGGCATCACCCTGGAGCTGACCGAGAAGTCCACGCCCGAGCTGGCCGAGCTGGTGCGCGGCGGCGGGCTGGACGCGGCCGTGGTTCGGCTGTCCGGGACGGGACGGGACGGGCTCATCCACCGGGTCTACCACCGCGAGACCTACGTCCTGGCCGTGCCCGCCGCCCACCGGCTGGCCAGGGAAACGGCCATCGCGCCGGCGATGCTCGACGACGAGCCGATGATCATGTTCCCGCGCGCCCTGAACCCGGCCCTGCACGACCGGTGGACCGCGCTCTTCGCCCGGCACGGGGCCCGGCTGCGCGTGGCCCAGGAGGTCCTGACCAAGCACGCCACCGTGGCCCTGGTGGCCGCCGGGCTGGGCCTGTCGCCCGTGCCCCGGTCCACGGCGGACACGGGCCGCCGGGACGTGGCCTTCATCCCCTTCGCCGTGGCCGCGCCGGAGCTGGAGTTCCACCTCATCGCCCGCGACGGTCCGCACGGCCCGGCCCTGGCGACCTTCCTCGACCAGCTGGCCCCGGAGCGCCCCTGA
- a CDS encoding nitroreductase family protein, with translation MDPRDNAVLRAIRERRSIRRFTAEPVSKEQLTAILEAGQWAPSGKNNQPWRFLVVTRDDPRMERLAACTEYARIVRSAAACICVLLDRSAMYSEMKDHQGAGACIQNMLLAVHVLGLGAVWLGQIVNDQAAALSAIGLSGADYELEAVLALGRPDQPGKSSRKPLDELLLEKL, from the coding sequence ATGGATCCCCGCGACAATGCGGTGCTTCGGGCCATTCGCGAACGCCGGTCCATCCGCAGGTTCACCGCCGAGCCGGTTTCGAAGGAACAGCTGACCGCCATCCTCGAGGCCGGGCAGTGGGCCCCCAGCGGCAAGAACAACCAGCCCTGGCGCTTCCTGGTCGTGACCCGCGACGACCCGCGCATGGAGAGGCTTGCCGCGTGCACCGAGTACGCCCGCATCGTCCGCTCCGCGGCGGCCTGCATCTGCGTCCTGCTCGACAGGTCGGCCATGTACAGCGAGATGAAGGACCACCAGGGGGCCGGGGCGTGCATCCAGAACATGCTCCTGGCCGTCCACGTCCTCGGCCTGGGCGCGGTCTGGCTGGGCCAGATCGTCAACGATCAGGCCGCCGCCCTGTCGGCCATCGGCCTGTCCGGGGCCGACTACGAGCTTGAGGCCGTGCTGGCCCTGGGCCGCCCGGACCAGCCGGGCAAATCCTCGCGCAAACCACTCGACGAACTGCTGCTGGAGAAATTGTAA
- a CDS encoding PadR family transcriptional regulator — MSKKVGGSKPQRYVQPSLLMALKAGPSYGYQLIQSIGDYGFLRDDAPPGMIYRHLRQMDEEGLVTSNWDAEGDGPAKRVYSVTPEGLEVLEAWILHMEKQRDRLDAFIRRYRES, encoded by the coding sequence ATGTCGAAAAAAGTGGGCGGCTCCAAGCCGCAGCGGTACGTACAGCCCTCCCTGCTCATGGCCCTCAAGGCCGGGCCTTCCTACGGATACCAGCTCATCCAGTCCATCGGGGACTACGGCTTTTTGCGGGACGACGCGCCTCCGGGCATGATCTATCGCCATCTGCGTCAGATGGACGAGGAGGGGTTGGTCACCTCCAACTGGGATGCCGAGGGCGACGGCCCGGCCAAGCGGGTCTACTCGGTCACGCCCGAGGGCCTGGAGGTTCTGGAGGCGTGGATTCTGCACATGGAGAAGCAGCGCGACCGGCTGGACGCGTTCATCCGGCGCTACCGGGAGTCGTAG